Proteins encoded in a region of the Pseudomonas putida genome:
- a CDS encoding TonB-dependent siderophore receptor has protein sequence MPSRHPRLPLSLLSLGLALQCQNVLAEDSVVLAPLQVSDTYANDGYQARQAAVSGFQPAPLLDTPASVSVFSQPLLEDRQVRMLSEVLQSDASVGESYAPIGYYENFNVRGFELNAASSYRINGQTIAGEQNVALENKQQVELLKGLSGLQSGVSEPGGLINYVTKRAEEVRSLTVSTNEQGERYLATDLGGWFGSEKQFGLRANLAHEDIRSYVDHADGKRDFASLAFDWQINPDATLQLDAEYQHREQRSVPGYQLLGGTEVPHGIDPDDRLAYQHWAKPVQSDSLNLAGRFEYRFDEAWTGTLSASRSKVVIDDYSAFAWGSSEGAFFGSNGDYDIYDFRSPDDTRRTDEAQAMLNGRFDALGVGHELTMGASAQRRTLDQRPSYMEWVGTGNIHTGAPAFDPSDNPIKSSERRLDSRQYGLFISDRISFNEQWQTVLGAREVRLDEKTWDENGLAGRHTRQYELLPSAAIIFKPQPNTTVYASYAKGLSAGGTAPWFAENTFEILAPTTSHQLELGLKHDWQGLSFSAALFQIRQAYQYARPDGAGHFTYVQQGQQKNTGLELGASGWVTSNLQLQASAAAIRARVQNSGTEAYEGHQAINVPKFRAAMHAEYSLPVPGLALLGGARYSASKYASQAGNVEVGGYTVFDLGSRYRTRIGGYDTVLRLTVDNLFDKRYWHDVGDYLGDNYLFQGAPRTARLSASVSF, from the coding sequence ATGCCCTCGCGTCACCCCCGCCTGCCCCTGAGCCTGCTCAGCCTGGGCCTGGCCCTGCAGTGCCAAAATGTGCTTGCCGAAGACAGCGTGGTGCTGGCCCCACTGCAGGTCTCCGACACCTACGCCAATGACGGCTACCAGGCACGCCAGGCCGCTGTGAGCGGCTTCCAGCCTGCGCCGTTGCTCGATACACCGGCCTCTGTCAGCGTGTTCAGCCAGCCACTGCTGGAAGACCGCCAGGTGCGCATGCTCAGCGAGGTGCTGCAAAGCGACGCCTCGGTCGGCGAAAGCTATGCGCCCATCGGCTACTACGAGAACTTCAATGTACGCGGCTTCGAACTGAATGCCGCCAGCAGCTATCGCATCAATGGCCAGACCATCGCTGGCGAGCAGAACGTGGCCCTGGAGAACAAGCAACAGGTGGAGCTGCTCAAGGGCCTGTCCGGGCTGCAGAGCGGCGTTTCAGAACCGGGCGGCCTGATCAACTATGTGACCAAGCGCGCCGAAGAGGTACGCAGCCTTACGGTGTCGACCAACGAACAAGGCGAACGCTACCTGGCCACCGACCTGGGCGGTTGGTTCGGCAGCGAAAAGCAGTTCGGCCTGCGCGCCAACCTGGCCCACGAAGATATCCGCTCCTACGTCGACCACGCCGACGGCAAGCGCGACTTCGCTTCGTTGGCATTCGACTGGCAGATCAACCCAGATGCCACCCTGCAGCTGGATGCCGAGTACCAGCACCGCGAACAACGCTCGGTGCCGGGTTACCAACTGCTCGGCGGCACTGAAGTGCCCCATGGCATCGACCCGGATGATCGCTTGGCCTACCAGCACTGGGCAAAGCCTGTGCAAAGCGACTCGCTGAACCTTGCCGGGCGCTTCGAGTACCGTTTCGACGAGGCCTGGACCGGCACCTTGAGCGCCTCGCGCAGCAAGGTGGTGATCGACGACTACAGCGCGTTTGCCTGGGGCTCGAGCGAAGGCGCGTTTTTCGGCAGTAATGGTGACTATGACATCTACGACTTCCGCAGCCCCGACGACACCCGCCGCACCGACGAGGCGCAGGCCATGCTCAACGGGCGGTTCGATGCGCTAGGTGTGGGGCATGAGTTGACCATGGGTGCCAGCGCGCAGCGGCGCACACTGGATCAGCGGCCCAGCTATATGGAATGGGTAGGCACAGGCAACATCCATACCGGTGCGCCCGCCTTTGACCCCTCCGACAATCCCATCAAGTCTAGCGAGCGCCGCCTCGATAGCCGCCAGTACGGCCTGTTCATCAGCGACCGGATCAGCTTCAACGAACAATGGCAGACCGTGCTGGGCGCCCGAGAAGTGCGCCTGGATGAAAAGACCTGGGACGAAAACGGCCTTGCCGGGCGCCACACCCGTCAATACGAGCTGCTGCCCAGCGCCGCGATCATCTTCAAACCGCAGCCCAATACCACGGTATATGCCAGCTACGCCAAAGGCCTGTCAGCGGGCGGTACTGCCCCCTGGTTCGCCGAGAACACGTTCGAGATCCTTGCGCCGACAACCTCCCACCAGCTGGAACTGGGCCTCAAGCACGACTGGCAGGGCCTGAGTTTCAGTGCCGCGCTGTTCCAGATCCGCCAGGCTTACCAGTACGCGCGCCCTGACGGTGCCGGCCACTTCACTTACGTGCAGCAAGGCCAGCAAAAAAACACCGGCCTGGAACTGGGCGCCAGCGGCTGGGTGACCTCGAACTTGCAGTTGCAGGCCAGCGCAGCCGCCATTCGCGCACGGGTGCAGAACAGCGGTACCGAGGCTTATGAAGGGCACCAGGCGATCAACGTGCCAAAATTCCGAGCAGCGATGCACGCGGAATATTCGCTGCCGGTTCCGGGGCTGGCGCTGTTGGGCGGGGCGCGGTACAGCGCCAGCAAGTACGCGAGCCAGGCGGGGAATGTGGAGGTTGGCGGGTATACCGTGTTCGATCTCGGCAGCCGCTACCGTACCCGTATTGGTGGGTATGACACGGTGCTGCGGTTGACCGTGGATAACCTGTTCGACAAGCGCTATTGGCACGATGTGGGGGATTATCTGGGGGATAACTACCTGTTCCAGGGCGCGCCACGTACCGCCCGGCTTTCGGCTTCGGTCAGTTTCTAA
- a CDS encoding lysophospholipid acyltransferase family protein, with amino-acid sequence MLYSLRMLLLALHFLAVGAVGLLIGLCRPFNPDNSRLFAHLYSLPATWLMRIKVKAEVGPLWDQPPGCVIVANHQSNFDLFVLGQVVPQRTVAIGKKSLGWIPLFGQLFWLGGNVLIDRKNAYQARKAMQKTTRVLQNDTSISIFPEGTRNAGERLLAFKKGAFHMAIEAGVPIVPVCVSRYAGRLSLNSWHPRTVIVRSLPPIATAGMTLQDLPQLIEQCRGQMQQCIDRMENELA; translated from the coding sequence ATGCTTTATTCATTGCGCATGCTTTTGCTGGCGCTGCATTTTCTTGCCGTTGGCGCCGTGGGCCTGCTCATTGGCCTGTGCCGCCCGTTCAACCCCGACAACAGCCGCCTGTTCGCCCACCTCTACAGCTTGCCGGCCACCTGGCTGATGCGCATCAAGGTCAAGGCTGAGGTCGGCCCGCTGTGGGACCAACCGCCCGGCTGTGTGATCGTTGCCAACCACCAGTCCAACTTCGACCTGTTCGTACTGGGCCAGGTGGTGCCGCAACGCACCGTGGCCATCGGCAAGAAAAGCCTGGGCTGGATCCCGCTGTTCGGCCAGCTGTTCTGGCTGGGCGGCAACGTGCTGATAGACCGCAAGAATGCCTACCAGGCACGCAAGGCCATGCAGAAAACCACCCGTGTTCTGCAGAACGACACCTCGATCTCGATTTTCCCCGAAGGCACCCGCAATGCCGGTGAGCGTTTGCTGGCGTTCAAGAAAGGCGCGTTTCACATGGCCATCGAGGCCGGTGTGCCGATCGTGCCGGTATGCGTCAGCCGCTATGCCGGGCGCCTGAGCCTGAACAGCTGGCACCCACGCACGGTGATCGTGCGCTCGCTGCCACCGATTGCCACGGCGGGCATGACCCTGCAGGACCTGCCGCAACTGATCGAGCAGTGTCGGGGGCAGATGCAGCAGTGCATTGACCGCATGGAAAACGAGCTGGCCTGA
- a CDS encoding MFS transporter gives MHTPTLSRALILLMATATGLAVASNYYAQPLLHSIAQQFGLSTASAGSIVIAAQLSYGAGLLLLAPLGDLFEQRRLITVMTVISTLGLVISACAPSLPWLILGTALTGLFSVVAQILVPMAATLSEPHQRGRAVGTLMSGLLLGILLARTAAGFMAELGGWRSIYVLAAVLMAITAVALYRSLPQHHSHAGLKYPALIGSVFRLFLEEPVLRLRSLLGLLSFSLFALFWTPLAFLLAKGPYHYSDAVIGLFGLAGAAGALSANWAGRLADRGKGSLGTTVGLVVLLLAWLPLGFAEQSLLALLLGVLMLDLAVQLVHVSNQNAVIALRPEARTRLNAGYITCYFIGGALGSLLGTQLFQRQGWMGIVVAGLVIGGLALLAWGLAERKRKKTLPLA, from the coding sequence ATGCACACCCCCACTCTCAGCCGCGCCCTGATCCTGCTGATGGCTACTGCCACCGGCCTGGCCGTGGCCAGCAACTACTACGCCCAACCGCTGCTGCACAGCATCGCCCAGCAGTTTGGCTTGAGCACCGCCAGCGCCGGCAGCATCGTGATTGCCGCGCAGCTCAGCTATGGCGCCGGCCTGTTGCTGCTGGCACCGCTGGGCGACCTGTTCGAGCAGCGCCGGCTGATCACCGTGATGACCGTTATTTCCACCCTGGGCCTGGTCATCAGCGCCTGTGCGCCAAGCCTGCCCTGGCTGATCCTTGGCACAGCGCTGACCGGGCTGTTCTCGGTGGTGGCGCAGATCCTCGTGCCGATGGCCGCGACCCTGAGCGAGCCGCATCAGCGAGGGCGCGCGGTCGGCACGCTGATGAGCGGCCTGCTGCTGGGCATTCTGCTGGCGCGTACCGCTGCCGGCTTCATGGCCGAGTTGGGCGGCTGGCGCAGCATCTACGTGCTGGCCGCCGTGCTGATGGCGATCACCGCCGTGGCGCTGTACCGCAGCCTGCCGCAACACCACAGCCATGCCGGGCTGAAGTACCCGGCGCTGATCGGCTCGGTGTTCCGCCTGTTTCTTGAAGAGCCGGTACTGCGCCTGCGCTCGTTGCTCGGCCTGCTGTCGTTCAGCCTGTTCGCGCTGTTCTGGACACCGCTGGCATTTTTGCTGGCTAAAGGCCCCTACCATTATTCGGATGCGGTTATCGGCCTGTTCGGCCTGGCCGGCGCAGCGGGTGCGTTGTCGGCCAATTGGGCCGGGCGCCTGGCCGACCGTGGCAAGGGCTCGCTGGGCACCACCGTCGGCCTGGTGGTGTTGCTGCTGGCGTGGCTGCCGCTGGGCTTCGCCGAGCAGTCGTTGCTGGCCTTGCTGCTGGGCGTGCTGATGCTCGACCTGGCGGTGCAACTGGTGCACGTGAGCAACCAGAATGCGGTGATCGCCCTGCGGCCCGAAGCGCGCACGCGGCTCAATGCCGGGTACATCACCTGCTACTTCATTGGCGGGGCACTGGGGTCGTTGCTGGGTACACAGTTGTTCCAGCGCCAAGGCTGGATGGGCATTGTGGTCGCAGGGTTGGTCATTGGCGGGCTGGCGTTGTTGGCGTGGGGGCTGGCCGAGCGCAAGCGCAAGAAAACCCTGCCACTGGCATGA
- a CDS encoding 3-oxoacyl-ACP reductase family protein, which yields MSKQLSLEGKVALVQGGSRGIGAAIVRRLAREGAHVAFTYVSSAGPAEELAREISENGGKALALRADSADAAAVQLAVDDAVKAFGRLDILVNNAGVLAVAPLAEFDLADFDRMLAVNVRSVFVASQAAARYMGQGGRIINIGSTNAERMPFAGGAPYAMSKSALVGLTRGMARDLGPQGITVNNVQPGPVDTDMNPASGEFAESLIPLMAIGRYGEPEEIASFVAYLAGPEAGYITGASLTVDGGFAA from the coding sequence ATGTCCAAGCAACTTTCACTCGAAGGCAAAGTGGCCCTGGTTCAGGGCGGTTCCCGCGGTATTGGTGCGGCCATCGTACGGCGCCTGGCCCGCGAAGGCGCGCACGTGGCCTTCACCTATGTCAGCTCTGCCGGCCCGGCAGAAGAACTGGCCCGCGAAATCAGCGAAAACGGTGGCAAAGCCCTGGCCCTGCGGGCCGACAGCGCCGATGCAGCGGCCGTGCAACTGGCAGTGGATGACGCCGTGAAGGCCTTCGGCAGGCTGGATATCCTGGTCAACAACGCCGGCGTGCTGGCGGTGGCCCCGCTGGCCGAATTCGACCTGGCCGACTTCGACCGCATGCTGGCGGTGAACGTACGCAGTGTGTTCGTCGCCAGCCAGGCCGCCGCACGCTACATGGGCCAGGGTGGGCGCATCATCAACATTGGCAGCACCAATGCCGAGCGCATGCCGTTTGCCGGCGGTGCGCCGTACGCCATGAGCAAGTCTGCGCTGGTTGGCCTGACCCGCGGCATGGCGCGTGACCTCGGGCCGCAGGGCATTACCGTGAACAACGTACAACCGGGGCCAGTGGACACCGACATGAACCCGGCCAGCGGCGAGTTTGCCGAGAGCCTGATCCCGTTGATGGCGATCGGCCGGTATGGCGAGCCAGAGGAAATTGCCAGCTTCGTGGCTTACCTGGCGGGGCCTGAAGCCGGGTACATCACCGGGGCCAGCCTGACGGTGGACGGTGGGTTCGCAGCCTGA
- a CDS encoding magnesium and cobalt transport protein CorA: MGRVVASAVYSAGRKVTNISIDEGSEWARKPGHFVWIGLEEPNAEELANLQCQFNLHELAIEDALEKHSRPKLETFGDALFIVTYSPVRHEGKLEFIETHIFAGNGYIITCRNGHSKSYAMVRQRCEARPLLLEHGEDFVLYALLDFVTENYQPVSEAIHGEIEELEQSVLGGSLQEDDIRRLHSLRRDILRLRRYVAPMVEVSEELQRLNFPFIDKNMRPYFRDVQIHVTRQMEDLAGIRDIASQTIEIGMLLESSRQSIVQRKFAAWAAILAFPTAIAGVYGMNFQNMPELSWHYGYFAVLGVIAAGCTGLYASFKKSGWL; encoded by the coding sequence ATGGGGCGAGTCGTGGCATCGGCGGTGTACAGCGCCGGCAGAAAGGTCACCAACATCAGCATCGACGAAGGCAGCGAGTGGGCCCGCAAGCCGGGGCATTTCGTGTGGATCGGCCTGGAAGAGCCCAACGCCGAGGAACTGGCCAACTTGCAGTGCCAGTTCAACCTGCACGAACTGGCCATCGAAGATGCCCTGGAAAAGCACAGCCGGCCCAAGCTTGAAACCTTCGGCGACGCGCTGTTCATCGTCACCTATTCGCCAGTGCGCCACGAGGGCAAGCTGGAGTTCATCGAAACCCATATCTTCGCTGGCAACGGCTATATCATCACCTGCCGCAACGGCCACTCCAAATCCTACGCCATGGTTCGCCAGCGCTGCGAGGCGCGGCCATTGCTGCTGGAGCATGGCGAAGACTTCGTGCTGTATGCCCTGCTCGACTTCGTGACCGAGAACTACCAGCCGGTCAGCGAGGCCATTCATGGCGAGATCGAAGAGCTGGAGCAAAGCGTGCTGGGTGGTTCGCTGCAAGAGGATGACATCCGTCGCCTGCACAGCCTGCGCCGCGATATCCTGCGCCTGCGCCGCTACGTGGCACCGATGGTGGAAGTGAGCGAAGAACTGCAGCGGCTGAACTTCCCATTCATCGACAAGAACATGCGCCCGTACTTCCGTGATGTGCAGATCCATGTGACGCGGCAGATGGAGGACCTGGCCGGCATCCGCGACATCGCCAGCCAGACCATCGAGATCGGCATGCTGCTGGAGTCGTCACGGCAGAGCATCGTGCAGCGCAAGTTCGCAGCCTGGGCGGCGATCCTGGCGTTCCCCACGGCCATTGCCGGGGTTTACGGAATGAACTTCCAGAATATGCCGGAGCTGAGCTGGCACTATGGGTACTTTGCGGTGCTAGGGGTGATAGCGGCGGGGTGCACAGGGTTGTATGCCAGTTTCAAGAAGTCGGGCTGGCTTTGA
- a CDS encoding LysR family transcriptional regulator, translating into MNLKQLEYALAVADTGSFTRAAERCHVVQSALSHQVARLEAQLGVSLFERSSRRVRLTPAGEAFVLSARPAVEAAGRIADDVAAACGQVRGRLAIGEISSLTALDLVDLLAVFHDRYPDVDVRWLTAKSELLIADVLERRLDVGFIGLWQGEVVQGVQHRLLAREELVALLPLRHRLAGRGQLALADLAGEVLVDFPEGTGARRQTDEAFQAAGLQRRVQFEIGHVRLVEKFVQRGMAVGLVPERVAQGFEGVALARVVDAPVRHLYAVWSCSPTPAARAFLEVMEQRLGAGNG; encoded by the coding sequence ATGAACCTCAAGCAGCTCGAATACGCCCTTGCCGTGGCCGACACAGGCAGTTTTACCCGCGCGGCCGAGCGTTGCCATGTGGTGCAGTCGGCCCTCAGCCATCAGGTGGCGCGGCTGGAGGCACAGCTGGGCGTGAGCCTGTTCGAGCGTAGTTCGCGGCGGGTACGCCTGACGCCGGCAGGTGAGGCCTTTGTGCTCAGTGCCCGACCGGCGGTGGAAGCGGCTGGGCGCATTGCCGATGACGTGGCGGCGGCCTGCGGCCAGGTACGCGGGCGGTTGGCGATTGGCGAAATCAGCTCGCTCACCGCGCTGGACCTGGTCGACCTGTTGGCGGTGTTCCACGACCGTTACCCGGACGTGGATGTACGCTGGCTGACGGCCAAGAGTGAATTGCTGATCGCCGATGTGCTCGAGCGGCGCCTGGACGTGGGCTTCATAGGCCTGTGGCAGGGCGAGGTGGTGCAGGGCGTGCAGCACCGTTTGCTGGCCAGGGAGGAACTGGTGGCGTTGTTGCCGTTGCGGCATCGGCTGGCGGGCAGGGGGCAGCTGGCGCTGGCTGACCTGGCGGGCGAAGTGCTGGTGGACTTCCCTGAAGGCACCGGAGCGCGACGGCAGACCGATGAGGCGTTTCAGGCGGCGGGGTTGCAGCGTCGGGTGCAGTTCGAGATCGGTCATGTGCGCCTGGTGGAGAAGTTCGTGCAGCGGGGCATGGCGGTGGGTTTGGTGCCGGAGCGGGTGGCCCAGGGCTTTGAAGGTGTGGCGCTGGCGCGGGTGGTGGATGCGCCGGTGCGGCACCTGTATGCCGTGTGGTCCTGCAGCCCGACGCCTGCTGCTCGGGCTTTTCTGGAGGTGATGGAACAGCGTCTGGGTGCTGGGAATGGTTGA
- a CDS encoding amidotransferase — translation MSLRVCILETDVLRPELTAQYQGYGRMFEQLFSRQPIAAEFRVYNVMNGDYPADNEVFDAYLVTGSKADSFGTDPWIQTLKAYLLKLYERGEKLLGVCFGHQLLALTLGGKAERAEKGWGVGIHRYSLAAHAPWMDPEVSELTLLISHQDQVTELPEGATVIASSDFCPNAAYHIRDQVLCFQGHPEFVHDYSRALLDARQDYLGDEVYHKAVASLATEHQGDLVGEWMLRFIQQPASKDTAA, via the coding sequence ATGTCGTTACGCGTCTGCATCCTTGAAACCGATGTCCTGCGACCGGAGTTGACCGCGCAGTATCAGGGCTACGGCAGGATGTTCGAGCAGCTCTTCTCGCGTCAGCCGATCGCCGCCGAATTCCGTGTGTATAACGTGATGAACGGCGACTACCCCGCCGACAACGAAGTGTTCGATGCCTACCTTGTGACGGGCAGCAAAGCCGATTCGTTCGGAACCGACCCGTGGATCCAAACCCTCAAGGCCTACCTGCTCAAGTTGTACGAGCGCGGTGAGAAGCTGCTGGGTGTGTGTTTTGGCCATCAATTGCTGGCCTTGACCCTGGGTGGCAAGGCCGAGCGGGCCGAGAAAGGCTGGGGCGTGGGCATCCATCGCTACTCGCTGGCGGCGCATGCGCCGTGGATGGACCCGGAGGTGTCGGAGCTGACCTTGCTGATCAGCCACCAGGACCAGGTGACCGAGCTGCCGGAAGGCGCGACGGTGATTGCCTCCAGCGATTTCTGCCCGAACGCGGCGTACCACATTCGCGACCAGGTGCTGTGCTTCCAGGGCCACCCGGAGTTCGTGCATGACTACTCCCGCGCGCTGCTCGATGCGCGCCAGGACTACCTGGGTGACGAGGTGTACCACAAGGCTGTGGCCAGCCTGGCCACCGAGCACCAGGGCGACCTGGTGGGGGAGTGGATGCTGCGCTTTATCCAGCAGCCGGCGAGCAAAGATACCGCTGCATGA